The proteins below are encoded in one region of Nitrospira sp. SG-bin1:
- a CDS encoding F0F1 ATP synthase subunit A translates to MEESPLHQFELHNWIPISIGGLDISINKAVVFMWVVIALASVIMVMAGSSRKLVPGKLQSLAEMMVDFIRNMIMETMGKDGMRFFPLVATLFVFILFSNYIGLIPGTYTVTSQIIVTAVFSCLVYGLSLIVGFSLHGAKFLGILVPPGTPGWLLPLMIPIEIISQLARPISLAVRLFANMTAGHVMLAVLFSLTIGGGLLIGWLPFVFTVAIYGLEFGIAFIQAYIFTILTCVYLGDAFHLHGHEEHAH, encoded by the coding sequence ATGGAAGAAAGTCCGCTTCATCAGTTCGAACTTCATAACTGGATCCCAATCTCGATTGGGGGATTGGATATCTCCATCAATAAGGCCGTCGTCTTCATGTGGGTGGTTATCGCCTTGGCGTCAGTGATCATGGTGATGGCGGGATCATCGCGCAAGCTGGTACCCGGCAAGTTGCAGAGCCTGGCGGAGATGATGGTGGATTTCATTCGCAACATGATTATGGAAACGATGGGGAAAGACGGGATGCGATTTTTCCCGCTCGTTGCCACGCTCTTTGTGTTTATTCTGTTTTCGAACTACATCGGATTGATTCCCGGTACCTACACGGTGACGAGTCAGATTATCGTGACGGCCGTTTTCTCCTGCCTCGTGTACGGGTTGAGCCTGATCGTTGGCTTTTCGTTGCATGGGGCCAAGTTTCTGGGAATCCTGGTCCCGCCCGGTACGCCGGGGTGGCTGCTGCCGCTGATGATTCCGATCGAGATCATCAGCCAGTTGGCACGGCCTATTTCCCTGGCGGTTCGGCTTTTTGCGAATATGACGGCGGGCCATGTCATGCTCGCGGTGCTGTTCAGCCTCACCATCGGCGGGGGATTATTGATTGGGTGGTTGCCCTTCGTGTTTACCGTCGCGATATACGGACTGGAGTTCGGTATCGCCTTTATCCAAGCCTATATTTTTACCATTTTGACCTGCGTCTATTTGGGAGACGCATTTCATTTACATGGCCATGAGGAGCACGCGCATTAG
- a CDS encoding ATP-utilizing protein, with product MQPSSLHQKLNRLRTLLTEMGSVVVAYSGGIDSTVVLKVAHEQLHEKAISITAVSPTFPLIELEAAERIAHEIGARYETVQTDQLAIDDFVKNDASRCFHCKTDLYQLLGRLRKSMAAAYVVDGTNLDDLGDDRPGIKAAREWDVRSPLVEAELSKAEIRILAKELRLSNWDKPAAACLSSRIPRGIPITLEKLSRVEEAEAVLHREGFRHFRVRNHGEIARIELAQDELPRLVEADRRAEISAKLRALGFKFVTVDLEGYRPGGVTLK from the coding sequence ATGCAACCGTCCTCTCTTCACCAGAAGCTCAATCGGCTCCGAACCCTTCTGACGGAAATGGGGTCTGTCGTGGTGGCCTATTCCGGCGGAATCGACAGCACCGTTGTTCTCAAAGTAGCCCACGAGCAGCTCCACGAGAAGGCCATCAGCATCACAGCCGTCTCACCGACTTTTCCGTTGATTGAGTTGGAAGCTGCCGAACGGATCGCTCACGAGATCGGCGCCCGTTATGAAACCGTGCAGACGGATCAGCTCGCCATTGACGACTTCGTCAAGAATGATGCAAGCCGTTGTTTCCACTGTAAGACCGATCTATACCAGCTTCTAGGGCGTCTGCGGAAATCAATGGCGGCTGCCTATGTCGTGGACGGGACCAACCTTGATGATCTCGGGGACGACCGCCCCGGCATCAAAGCCGCCCGAGAATGGGACGTGCGCAGCCCCCTCGTCGAAGCCGAACTGTCGAAGGCCGAGATCCGCATTCTCGCTAAGGAGCTCCGCCTGTCGAATTGGGATAAGCCGGCCGCCGCCTGTCTCTCGTCGAGAATCCCACGTGGAATCCCGATAACACTGGAAAAGCTAAGCCGTGTCGAAGAAGCCGAGGCCGTGCTCCATCGTGAGGGATTCCGTCATTTTCGCGTGCGCAACCACGGCGAGATCGCACGGATCGAATTGGCGCAAGACGAACTACCTCGGCTCGTGGAAGCAGATCGGCGCGCGGAGATCAGCGCCAAGCTAAGAGCGCTGGGATTTAAATTCGTGACGGTGGATTTGGAGGGATATCGGCCAGGCGGAGTCACCTTGAAATGA
- a CDS encoding peptidase M16, translating into MIQHQWHVRFLTLFSALLVFSVSSISLGAEPNEYILSNGMKVLLVEVPKAPVATVQVWYKVGSRNEVMGRAGLSHMLEHMMFKGTARFPKGSFSRIIRKNGGIDNAFTGQDFTAYFENVAADRVGLALELEADRMQGLLLDHNEFQTERDVVKEERRLRSEDDPQGALVEALFAHAFLSHPYHWPVIGWFADLDAMSLEDLQRHYDTFYSPNNATLVVVGDIKAEALLPTIKRLFEPIPRGPSPRQTLPPEPDQRGERRFFLKREAQVPFVMMGFRVPNYSSDDSYALDILESILSHGKSSRLYQSLVYDQKNSLAVGAEYSVLQTDPGLFYFYSVVHPGAKIEGVEEAIQREIARLQNEPPSEVELQRAKNQVEAARVFEQDSNFRHAMLMGQAESVGAGWRRIDQFVERIRAVTAKDIQRVAKQYLTHDNRTVGILIPLPSPAPDSAPAAVHEGKL; encoded by the coding sequence ATGATCCAGCATCAGTGGCACGTCCGCTTCTTAACACTTTTCTCGGCGCTTCTCGTTTTTAGCGTCAGCTCGATCTCGCTCGGAGCGGAACCGAACGAGTACATCCTCTCAAACGGGATGAAGGTACTGCTGGTCGAAGTTCCCAAGGCTCCGGTGGCCACCGTGCAGGTGTGGTACAAAGTCGGTTCGCGAAACGAGGTGATGGGACGGGCCGGACTCTCGCACATGCTTGAGCACATGATGTTCAAAGGCACGGCACGGTTTCCGAAAGGATCATTCTCGCGAATCATCAGGAAGAACGGCGGAATCGACAACGCGTTTACCGGACAAGACTTCACGGCCTATTTTGAGAATGTGGCAGCTGACCGTGTCGGGCTCGCTCTCGAACTGGAAGCCGATCGGATGCAGGGTCTCCTTCTCGATCACAACGAATTTCAGACCGAGCGCGACGTCGTGAAAGAGGAACGCCGCCTTCGATCTGAGGATGATCCACAGGGCGCGCTGGTTGAAGCGCTGTTCGCCCACGCGTTCCTCAGCCATCCCTACCATTGGCCCGTCATCGGATGGTTCGCCGATTTGGATGCCATGTCTCTCGAAGACTTGCAGCGTCACTACGACACATTCTACTCTCCCAACAATGCGACCCTCGTCGTGGTGGGCGATATCAAGGCCGAGGCGTTACTTCCGACGATTAAACGGCTGTTTGAGCCGATCCCGAGAGGCCCTTCACCCAGACAAACCTTGCCGCCGGAACCGGACCAGCGAGGCGAGCGCCGATTTTTCCTGAAACGCGAAGCGCAGGTTCCGTTTGTCATGATGGGCTTTCGGGTTCCCAATTATTCCAGCGACGATTCTTATGCGCTCGACATCCTCGAATCGATCCTGTCTCACGGGAAGAGCTCTCGCCTCTATCAAAGCTTGGTGTATGACCAGAAGAATTCGTTGGCCGTCGGCGCCGAATACAGTGTGCTACAGACGGACCCCGGTCTGTTTTATTTCTACTCAGTGGTGCATCCCGGCGCGAAGATCGAAGGAGTCGAAGAAGCGATCCAGCGAGAGATCGCCCGGCTCCAGAATGAACCGCCGTCCGAGGTGGAGCTTCAGCGAGCCAAAAACCAAGTGGAAGCGGCACGGGTCTTCGAGCAGGACTCGAATTTTCGCCATGCCATGTTGATGGGACAGGCGGAATCCGTGGGTGCCGGTTGGCGGCGGATCGATCAATTCGTGGAACGTATCCGCGCGGTCACGGCGAAAGACATCCAGCGTGTCGCAAAGCAATACCTCACCCACGATAATCGGACCGTTGGAATTCTCATTCCCCTGCCGTCTCCCGCTCCTGACTCGGCTCCCGCAGCCGTCCATGAAGGGAAGTTATAG